One Solanum lycopersicum chromosome 2, SLM_r2.1 genomic region harbors:
- the LOC101248741 gene encoding UDP-glycosyltransferase 83A1-like, with protein MSKLHILIIPYPVQGHVIPLMQLAQSLAKYGFKITFVNTESTHKSILNSLSGKNSLHDQIHLISVLDESESGEDKNVPGKLSEAIFKIMPGKIEKLIQVTNVSEDERITCIIADQSLGWALELADKMGIKRAAFITAAAANLILGFNIPKLIHDGLIDNDGTPRIKDHTFQFEPTMPIMNTSDLLWTSMGNSTMQKIIFNMLVHNNKSVKSADWLICNSTYDLEPGAFKLAPEIVPIGPLFSNNSLESNALSLEAEALISSRESPNSLAGSFWPEDSTCLDWLDQQPLCSVVYVAFGSFTIFNETQFQELALGLELSNKPFLWVVRTTTLDTKSDIFLKKIEEKIGRQKGKIVSWAPQQKVLSHSSIGCFVSHCGWNSTIEAMSNGVPILCWPYFADQFMNQSYVCDIWKVGLGLKKGDNGIISCGEIKVKVEQLLGNDVFKKRAMQIKEMNMNSVKEGGKSHQNLINFIEWIKSS; from the exons ATGAGCAAACTACACATATTGATAATACCATATCCAGTACAAGGCCATGTTATTCCCTTAATGCAGCTAGCTCAATCCTTAGCTAAATATGGCTTCAAGATCACTTTTGTCAACACAGAGTCCACACACAAGAGTATTCTGAATTCTTTATCAGGAAAAAATAGTTTGCATGATCAGATTCATCTGATTTCAGTTTTAGATGAATCGGAATCGGGGGAGGATAAGAATGTGCCAGGTAAATTATCTGAAGCAATCTTTAAAATCATGCCTGGAAAAATTGAGAAGTTGATTCAAGTAACTAATGTATCGGAAGACGAAAGGATTACTTGCATTATTGCTGATCAGAGCCTTGGATGGGCTCTGGAACTTGCAGACAAAATGGGAATTAAGAGAGCAGCCTTTATAACTGCTGCAGCTGCTAATTTGATACTTGGATTTAACATTCCAAAGTTGATTCATGATGGCTTGATTGACAATGATG GGACTCCAAGAATAAAAGATCATACTTTTCAGTTTGAACCAACTATGCCAATCATGAACACATCAGATTTACTTTGGACAAGCATGGGGAATTCAACAAtgcaaaaaatcattttcaacatGTTGGTTCACAACAATAAATCTGTGAAATCAGCAGATTGGCTTATTTGCAACTCAACATATGATCTTGAACCAGGAGCCTTCAAACTAGCACCAGAGATAGTGCCTATAGGTCCACTTTTTTCAAACAACTCACTCGAATCAAACGCGTTGTCACTTGAAGCAGAAGCCCTTATATCTTCTAGAGAATCTCCTAATTCACTAGCCGGATCGTTCTGGCCCGAGGACTCAACTTGTCTAGACTGGCTTGATCAACAACCATTATGCTCAGTTGTGTATGTAGCCTTTGGGAGCTTCACAATATTCAATGAAACTCAGTTTCAAGAATTGGCATTAGGGCTTGAACTATCAAACAAACCATTCTTATGGGTTGTGAGAACTACTACTCTAGATACTAAAAgtgacattttcttgaaaaaaattgaagaaaaaataggGAGGCAAAAGGGGAAAATAGTGAGTTGGGCACCACAACAAAAGGTGTTGAGTCATTCTAGTATAGGTTGTTTTGTTAGTCACTGTGGTTGGAATTCGACGATAGAAGCAATGAGTAACGGGGTTCCAATCTTGTGTTGGCCTTATTTTGCTGACCAATTTATGAACCAAAGTTATGTTTGTGATATATGGAAAGTTGGATTAGGACTAAAGAAAGGGGATAATGGGATTATTAGTTGTGGAGAAATTAAGGTTAAAGTGGAACAATTGTTAGGGAATGATGTATTCAAGAAAAGAGCTATGCAAATCAAGGAAATGAATATGAACTCAGTGAAAGAAGGTGGAAAGTctcaccaaaatttgataaattttattgaatgGATTAAATCATCATAG